In Panicum virgatum strain AP13 chromosome 5K, P.virgatum_v5, whole genome shotgun sequence, the genomic window TAATATATTCGATTGTACACACCAACTAGATTAAGCCAAAAGCATAAACTCACTTATATACTCACCTATCATGTTAAGGCTCCCTCAAGCCTTACACGTTCAACTGCAATAATTTTATTCAGTCGCATTAGCCAAGATTGGAACTCAATAAGTCTAGCCCCAATACCGAAGCTTTTAAGGTAACAAGACGAACATTGTTCGTTTGTATTTCAATAAATTGAAATCCTCGTGTAAGTGTTGTTCATCTTTTTATAGTTGGGACAAACGGAGTTGGAGACGGCCTAGGTGCACATTTGTTAATTGGTGTAGCAGCATGGACATCTAAATTTGGGATTGACATTTCATTGTTGTACGATTGCCACAGCAGTTATCATAACAGACCTCCGGGAATTCGTTTTTGATTATTCCAAGTCCGGTCACCACAAAATATAGATACTGCACATCATACAGATCCAACATCAAGTCATCAACTCGATGTACATTCACCATCTTCATTTTTTCCTAGGTACCTGCTATTTCGTACGTTCATCAGTACTGGCCCCAAGGCCTAAGGATCTCTAGTTCTCTACTCAAGGCGGTTGGGTCGATCTTGTATAGGTAAGGTTGGCGGAAGGCGGCCGGTGTTGCTGCCCATGGTGAGAAGCTTATACAAGAGGCCCCTCCATAGCTCGTCAATCTGCATTTGTGCACAGTTTCAGCGGGTAAATATTTGACAACTAATATGCATATATGACGAGAAGTACTGGAAAACAGTGCATGAGATAAGTTAATCGcgcacactactacaaaaacgttgatttgtcccggttgggaaaccgctgttgtcccggtttcccaaccgggaacgcctgtccgggacaaaggggggtgcccttttgtcccgggtgtggcaaccgggacaaaaggtgcagccagcgcccacgtggctggcgcacccttttgtcccggttggtgttaccaaccgggacaaaaggtctctttttttttcatgtttttcttttctcaattctttttctatttcaattatacttttgcatttcaattaaacttatgtattggaattcagtgtgtatgatctccactaatatatacatatatatatagttacttatataatatttgtcctagatagttttcatatataaattaattcacttatatatatatatatgtatacacatatctatacatgtgaattcctttacatatgaaaatgtctaggaccaatattatataaatatatatatacacatatatattattggagtgcttatatatataatacatacatactccatcatatttgcataggtatattcgttcttaattacatagtagaattcgccttttggaaatttaatacatacatactcataaatagaaatttaatacatagacacacatatatatttacatagttatattcattcttaattacatatatacgcgtatattgtcatatttactgtgattgtcaatattagatattccatcatagtagaattcgccttttggatcgaggacttgctcaacaataaatccggagaattgttcttgaatcgccataatcttttcctccggtatgagtttatcgcgcatctccccgacctatggaaaaaggggataattaatttcgactaattaaaatacgagttcaaatattaacaagtttttttacttacttcctcctcccaatctgtccagccctttggaggacctaccagaccatagatgttctcgcatacatagtatgcgcacaatacagtgcctggtttctgcctcatacactttaagagagaagaaattatcaggtatttacatgaatatataataaaactaatgaatcgtgcaacgaatcatccaagcgcgtaccggaaaatctgtcttgatcttcaattccttgtcaaatttgcctggatgatttttagcgaattctttccaaaccctgtgcatgattagaacaattatagtcaagtaacaaagtgattcaaattatcggtcatggacggagtagtggtagaattactttttcatcatgttaagaagattttcgtattgttctggaggtctcctcaatgagtccataaccacgagtaggctcttctcgggaattatgacaattaggacaaagtgttcactgcaagattatacggaggcagttcttggtagttaaggtttaaacaattcgattatagaatagaaagagttagacggaaggaatcactcacgcaaagttgtaaggaaacaatatcatttgcttgttgtgatgaacgcttatgtacttgaacaagttctggaatatgtcatcgggattgtcccgtagaagcctccaattacaagtaattgggtcgatgaagccgaggtgagagtatccctttcttctgcaagtatgtatctccattctacatgataccgaataaatcaagagatcagtatgttgagatcatgcaaaacaatacgtaaggagagtaaaatacttacagaacccacaagccgaccatagagatgtcgagggcctcctgatggaatagttggtaaatttcttcccagtttatccatataatggcctccccccgtaagaaatcgtcatctttaatctttgcgccctgcatgaagatgcgatcggccatcgcacgcatgtagtgctggtgcagcttatacatttgcgttggaagcacagacactacttcggggggtacaagagttttgccgatctcaaacgtccatttgacgaccacatcggcctttggaatatcttctccccctgcaatctgagcggccgtcaggtttgattctttcagaaatgtaacaaagtcttgttcttgcgtcgtctgtcccactacgagaggctctattgattgtttcttttgggctccgagctgtggaacgtcggacgacgatgactttgattgtctcttctttttctcagtagttttgataattgtgcgttcgtagtctgaaggggggtctctcggaatgaattttctcttatttgcttcgcacattcccttaaaaaatttcaaatctatcggatttatgactttctcgggctccggcttcggcttcggcttgaagtgctctttaactctttcttgagttatccgatcgcattcttcaaggctcatgtcccagggtttaataggagcctccttggttttcttcttcttttccttcttctttggaggctccctagccggtgcagctaccttctttgccggcggccgtttctgcttctttgccggcggcggagggggtgaccatggaggcgacggtgacgcttgagtgttcatcggcgcatgagatgatggtgatggagaatgtgccggtgaaccttgccgagacagtgctgcccttggggagttttgcggagatgccggtcttggagaggcatgctgagatgccggtcttggtgtttgatcatccgactttaggacaatgtagcgcttatcccataggatgtagccatgaatggcttctgctagtgtcctctccccatcgcctccaggaatatcaagctcgagcgtctcccaaccctggcacacctgctccacgccaactcttgtgtatctaggcggaatttgctgcccgtggtacacgtcgcctggttcggttggcatggcggtaccgtacgcaacagtgaacattaagttattaacggcagtctgcaggtcacaaggtgtccggtgggtgatctcacccactggaaatcgctgcggggccgacgcttcaactgcggcctggatccccgtgggctcggcagcggcgacgtctgtggaagcgcagctgcttttccgctgagacaggtgatcggctgtgacactaggctctggaggcaacgtttgcgcttgctgttgctggctcattgctacggccacttggcgttgaacctcttcctccagtctttgatcgtgtgacatgagccgttcctctagccttcgcaggtgctcccgctcatcattctttcttctttgccggcttctatatgaattaatgtaatccctgaacccatacttccacggaaccacgcctttgcctcttgtgcggcccggatgctctggattcccaagggcataagtcagctcgtccctctctctattcggctggaatgttccctcggccgctgcttgtatggcctcctgtagtctctgggctgctcgctggatgtttggcccatagatgcagtcaccagtcaatgggtccaagcttcccccgtgaccataaaaccaggtccttgacctttcaggccagttcatggtcgcaggtcggatgcctctgtcaagcagatcctgctccatcttctcccatttgggtactgcaagcttgtagcctccttggcctagagtgtgatggtacactttcttcgaggcgttgtctttggccttctgcaccttctgaagcccaagctctgaagacttgtattccacaaatgcatcccagtgacccctgagcttttcgagctcgccggtaaatacgggtgtggtcccggtcttgatatatttcttcgtcaaaattttcttgaatgatcgtagttgttcggccatcttactcagggtccagcgcttgcatatctcttcggattcagctggaaccgtgaagtttttcttaagctcccgccagcaccattctttttctctttcgggtaccgcatcccgttcctcgcttggattggaagctttccagagcctaaagctgatcgggatgtggtccctgacaatacatccggattgtcttaagaattttttggcggcagcttctggagcgatcggttcgccatctggaccaacttccgttataatgaaccgcccttccagtttttttgttgggcctcgcttcgtctttttctgctgcgacgatgatccagatggctataaaaaaaacattcatattattcatatagattcagatgaaaatatgattgtcactacaaataagtatagttttgatatgtacattagcactttgttcagcagcagcgtcatcctgaatagatggtgcctcaattccatcaccggacatattcaaatatatgtcggtattgctgccatcatcagcttgttcagcgacatctccttgaccttcgccaatcatattcaacaggaactgttcgtcttccgcatctgtgtgtcgcgggtccatcgtaactaaaatatgaatacaaataaaacccttagaaattatctaaataatccactccagaaatttgcggctggggataggcggagggccgagggccgaaggcgaagggctcaaagccgagggccggaggcgcactggggcgaacgcggagccgggggggacgtgggctcagggcgagctatgagcagagacggagagaatgattcttttgcatttggggcttccttgctaggctttattgaattgggtccataagttgtatatatatgatactctctccatgtcaaaataaCCAAGAAGGTTGCAAATAACTCAGGAACTTTGTCTAGTTAACCAAGAAGGTTGCAAATAACTATCAAAAAAAGAAGGTTGCAAATACAGATTCATGTACAATATTTGACGTGATCCATCAAAAGATGAGCATACTATTCATGCACATAGAAAAGCAGAGTAGTGTTTTACTTTTTCTGCTTTCAAAACTGTgcctttcataaaaaaaattcatgagcAGGATATGTACAAATATGGACTAATAAGAATTAATAACTCATGATGGTTTACTTACAATTCACAGGTATATGATGCTACCTATTTCCGGTAGTTCTGTTTCTAACAATACCTAATGCCTTGCTAACATTTACTACATTCGACAATTGCCAGAATTCTGGTAAAAATTATCTACATAGTTATTGTTCCACAATGCTAGATCAGTGATCCATCTATTAGTAGTACCttaatttcttctggtagcatgTTACTGCTCAACCTTTAAATAAATTACTTCAAAGCTCAAGACGCTGAAAACAATAATTAGCTCCTGATCATAGTCATTCATCAATCGATTCTAACACTATCAGATCCTCCATGTCCTATGCGGTGCGCAATACCAATAATACGATGAAAGacgaattttttttacaacagCTTGCTAGTATACCAATGcgcgcgcggagtggaggccgggggcggcgaagacgagggcggcggacgtcaacggcggcgacgctcgcagggacgacggcgctcggtgacgtgggctcgcgcggcggggctctgggcggcgacgtcgacggcggcggtgctcggggagctcgaggggtggggggagcaggggaacggacggcgggagggaggaagggcgaaggagggaggaagctaggaaatatatgggggggggggacttttgtcccgggtgaagccaccacccgggacaaaaggaccttttgtcccgggtggtggcttcacccgggacaaaagtccccccttttgtcccgggtgaagccaccacccgggacaaaaggtccttttgtcccgggtggtggcttcacccgggacaaaaggggtttttgggcgggccgggaaaattcccagcccgcggcccacctttagtcccgggtagatctaccacccgaaacaaaaggggcccgttttccctcgttcccgcctaatgttatgtttgtttttgttttttttacttctcttttaaaattggctttcatttgttaattcagttaataaaattatgattccaaaaattatggaataaaatttcttatctctatataaacttgatacacgcaacaaaaataattaattttcattcaagtgattgggtcaatgaaatatctaacttttttgaaatcatatttgttattttgaccatgcaaaaatatattaggtgaaattttttttcaaactgttgcttttcgatagaaagtggattctatcacgatattaacgtttaaaaagtgaattttagataaaattaaggaatttcatgatattaatgagtagtgtgtgagtttgagagatagtgtgtgttagtgagattgtgtgtgttagtgagagagtatagtgtgttaatgtgaatgtaatttcatgaaataaataaaattagttgagtaatccattattgaatgaaaattataattgagtctagtaattaagtgaaaaatatataaaataatataaataacacataaagtataattgtacagtacatatataataaaagtattcgaattgcgattatgtttttatacaataatataaaatgattcaagtacatgaaggattagcggtaacagactttctcttcacaaatgtcccttgattatgatcacggcgcaagtatggagcatcatcattggctagcaggatgcatggatcagcatttacttcgaaaggtggaatggcaacaaaattattatattcttctgaaaaatctgtcttgtcctccactccaacgatgtttctctttcctgatagaactatgtgtcgcttaggctcatccttttgcttgttgatccccttctttggcttgctggacatgtccttaatgtagaaaacctgagcgacatcctgggctaggacaaatggctcgtctctatacccaagattgttgagatcaactattgtcatcccatactcatcttttgttaccctcctccagatagcttaacccattggcaacgaaatagaggcaccttgaaattgggaccgtaatccagctcccatatctcttcaatgtagccgtaatatgtgtctttttttccattattgtccgtggcatccatacgaacaccgctgttttggttggtactctttttatcttgggctatcgtataaaatgtgtttccatttatctcgtacccttggtatgttaagatattccaagatggtcccctagccaataagaacagttgttcacttatatccatgttatgcattagatgcttccgcaaccagctgcagaaagtgttcatgtgctcacgtgtaatccatgcctcagacttttccgggaaattggagagcagaattttcttgtgttcctcgatatatgggtcaaccaaggatgattgttgaagaaccgtataatgcgctttcttgaatgagaaatcatctgtgcagacataagatttctttcctaatgtaccctttccagttagtctcccctcatatcgcgattcagggactccaatcggtttaaggtcatcaataaagtcaacacaaaagtcaatgacctcctcagttccgtaggcactggcgatgcttccttctggacgagctctattatgaacacatttcttgagtacccccatgaacctttcgaatgggaacatgttgtgtagaaatactggtccgagaatatcaatctctttgacaaggtgcactagaagatgtgtcatgatgttgaagaaagatggtggaaatatcagctcaaagccaacaagacattgcaccacatcgttttgcagctttatcaaattctccgggtcaattatcttctgagaaactgcgttgaggaaggcacatatcttcacgatggttaaccggacgttatcaggcaaaatcccccgcagcacaaccggaagaagttcggtcataagcacatggcagtcatgggacttgagatttgtaaatttcttctctgccaaatttaagattccttttatattggatgagtatccagatggaacctttatactgctcaagcagtcaaacatggtttctttctcttccttgctaagagtatagctggcaggacttaagtattgtcgtccattatctcgctgttgtagatgtaaggcatctcgttcttccatacgttgcaattcttgacgtgcttctactgtatcttttgtctttccgtacactcccaagaatgctatcaggttgacgcaaaaattcttcgtgaggtgcatcacatcaattgcatgacgaacatctaagacttcccaatatggtagctcccaaaatatagatttcttcttccacatgggcgccattccgttttcgttcggaacaggttggctaccagatccctttccaaaaacaacttctagatcttttaccatattgaagacgtctttaccactacggtgcatcggttttgttcggtggtccgcttggcctttgaaatgcttgcccttctttcgtaccgcatgcctgatgggaagaaaccgacgatgacccatgtatacaaccttcttacagtgagtcaaccatatattatcggtatcatctaaacagtgtgtgcatgctttgtatcccttgttcgaatgtcctgacaagttactaagagcaggccagtcattgatcgttacgaacagcaatgctcgtaggttgaagttttcctgtttgtattcatcccacatccgtacaccttcatcgccccagagcaataagagttcttcgaccaatggtcttaggtacacatcaatgtcatttccgggctgctttggacccgggataagcactggcatcatgatgaactttcgtttcatgcagagccatggtggaagattgtacagacaaagagtcacaggccaagtgctatgaccactgctcatctcaccaaaaagattcatgccatccgtactcaaaccgaaccttatgtttctcgcatccaaatcaaatttagggtatgttctatctatttttctccactgcgacccatcagcggggtgtctcaacatcgagtctttcttgcgttcctctttgtgccatcgcatcaacttagcattatctttatttctaaacagacgcttcaaacgtggtattataggcaaataccacatgaccttcgcaggaactctcttccggggaggctccccctcgacatcgccaggatcatcttttctaatcttgtaacgcaatgcactgcatacgggacatgcatccaaattctcgtactcgcctcggtagaggatgcagtcgttggggcatgcatgtatcttttgcacttccagtcccaaagggcaaacaagttgtttggcttcatacgttgtggcaggcaattcattgtccttaggaagcatttttttaacaagtttgagtaattcaccaaatctcttgtcggatacaccatttgtcgccttccattgcagcaactccaaggtggtgccaagtttcttaaatctattttgacaatctgggtacaacaacttatggtggtcctctaacaacttctggaacttcaacctctccgtttcactctcacagtctgcctgcacattgtgcaatgcttgccccagatcgtcgctgggatcattttctgctacatctacttcgggctcttccatgggaatatcgtcatcgaatgcaccgattccagcattcccgggaaagtggtcgtcaaaatcttcttcttcattgtcttccatggtaaccccctgttctccgtgcttcgtccaacaaacatactttttcatgaaactatttgcgaaaatgtggctgtgtaggattcttgaagatgagtaatccttgttattgttgcaatgaacacacgggcagcacataaaaccattctgcttgtttgcctcagccacagacaaaaaataatgcaggccatcaatgaattctttcgaacgtcggtcagcattgtacatccattgccggtccatctgcattttaaataaatcgatttgaattctttacacgtatcgaataaataaaatatatcaaacctaaattaaactaaatgtaacataacatgaataattaaaagatatgcaatatccatcatacatcttgattaattaaaaggggtacttaatccattacagaacttaacaaaggagtactatacatgaaatttaaaaattcggtcaacaacacataggttttcaaccgtccttgcgttggaacgcagaatgttctaacggatttcttgctggcgcagaataagatggcggagctgaaacctccgagtttggtggtgacgaaccgtaacgccgcaataaattctcaagatcaaacggaggttcctcgccccttgccatgcattctctatattctttttccaaataacgtaGCGCTGCCCTAtcaaaagcactaggttttttggaccgacgacctacttgagttgtgcccttctctccagaaggacaacgatcacccccaccggcgccactccctccagctgctgaagccatattttactgaaaaatacctttattttccacaaaattataaattcttaccattacaaagcaaaaattatttactattacaattacggcgtatacttgtttcgaaataaagattttttagcttctagatggtttcaatgtgagcctgattaaatacatcactagagtgtcaaaataatccattcataatacaaaaaattctataatatactcatttcattaattcattcacgaataaaaaaatcaactatccacaatatggtcatatatacaagtacatcacatgaagtatctacactcattctaaaaatttctactatccatatactcatctaaatctaaaagaaaattacacctacatatgcaatctagctagctaaatgtccaagaaatgagctagctacacattttctctatttctaaagtatgaaatgagctatacaagccaaggaagaagagaaaaacaagccccaaacctttagagcagatggatggacggggaatcaaagatcttcacaaatgtggtgaagaaatgagcaagaactcctctatcccgaaccaagaacagcaagaaaacaagtgagctgaatggctcgggcggggggagagggaaggggataaggggtgcaaggccttttgtcccggttggaggcacgaaccgggacaaaaggggggacttttgtcccggttggtggttccaaccgggacaaaaggctacgcgggccttttgtcccggttggaaccaccaaccgggacaaaaggctcccattttgtcccggttggtgtctccaaccgggacaaaaggcccccgtccccccgctggcccggctagccgttggacccgggacaaaagccacctattgtcccgggcccaaaggctgccgggacaaatggccaggaacaaaagcctgttttgtagtagtggcagAGATGGCACACTGACACATGTGCCGATCAGGTTACCTTGCCAACTGACTCCAGCTTTGTGCCGTCGAATTCTCTTGCGAAGTGGAGCATGTATATTCCTGATTTATAACTCCTACATGCAAATGAACATATAACATGAATATATTTAGTGGCGAGATATGCACGATTGGTAATTAATAATTATAGGTATATAGTTTCATATGCACAAACAATAGCAATGCATCTGAGGTGCAAATAACATTAAGTATTGGCTCATGGGTCCAATTCATATTCAATTTAAATTACTTAATCGCACAAATTATTGAGAAGCTatgcattttgttgtgtttatcttgctttGCTATTGTGTCATACTAAGTTTTTGTTCAGTATGCAGTAGTACCGACAGGGTATGCCAACAAAGATAAATGGCATTTCACTACAAGACTTACAACTGCTGTCCTTAGATTTCTGTGTCTGACAGCCACTTGATCAAAACTTTAGGCAGTAATCGTAAATCTTGACAATTCTAATATGTTCTACAAATGAGATAAACTTGTGCAGTAAGGGTGAAGAAATAAAATCCTCAACCATATTACAAATAAATTGggcctgcaaagcatgccattCTTGGTTTTACTATAGCGCCACTGGAACTAATAAAGCATTAAACATGATGCTAAACACATGTAAATAAAGCTAGTTTTCTAGGATTTGCAAACCTGATTGTTAACTCCTAGCATAAAAATAGGAACAGGAATGTACTATTAACATATAACATAATGGCTACCAAAATAGATATTTTGTAGGTTGGGGCTTTAACATGTCCATGGCCGAGAGGGTCTCCAATGAATGTTTAGGGTGCGTAGCAGTAAGAGCCAGGCTATTAAATGAATAACTTACCTGATTACATGTTTCCCTCCAAGACCTTGAAGAAAGATGACAGACCACTCGTTGGAGCTGGATTCTTGGTAATCCGTATCATATCCGTGTGATGAGCTGCAGTACTTCGATCTGCAGGCAATGAGAGCTCCAAGGAGAACATGCTTGATAGAGTCATGCCTGTTTTGTGCATCCTGCTTGTTACTACCACCCTGATTAATCAACGGATCCAGGATGTTGAGTCTTTTCTCCTTGAAATCCCACACGTAACATGACCACTCGCCCTTCCGACATTGCACTGGCGCGATAACCTGAAGTTGTATATGGAGATTACATGTACATAACTTCGCAGTGCATAATAGTAAAATGAACATACACAGTTGCAATTGTAAATTACATCACTTGAGTGGAATCAAACTAACCAATCTGCAAAGCTTCACATTGTAAACGATGTGCGGACCAGAGAACATGGATCGAACTACTGGTGATGATTCAGTGATCAGGTTGCTTCCATGCTCCAGGGCCTGTGTCTGCGTGCATGCAAGATGAAAATATAAATAGCCAGCTATATCATTTACATGAACACGAACTATGGAAGCAACTACTCTTAGGAACTTACAGCCCAGTCAGCTGGCAAGAAGTGGCGCAGCCTTGGCCCACTGTTTAAATAAATCTTGTCATCCAGCTCCTGGAACAGGCGCATCATCAGGTTGCAGATATCTGGTTTGAGGCTGCCGCCACAAATAAACTGTGACCGAATACTCTCTCCAGTTACTTCAATAAGCCGAGGATTATTGTGAATAATCCATGCCCTGGTCGATCAGACAGGAAATACATCTCACATGAGCAGCACCAAAAATTACATAAGGGGGTTTGCCtctaaagagaaaaaaaatagcgGTGATCAGAGTTAAAACTGTACATA contains:
- the LOC120709467 gene encoding uncharacterized protein LOC120709467: MMRLFQELDDKIYLNSGPRLRHFLPADWATQALEHGSNLITESSPVVRSMFSGPHIVYNVKLCRLVIAPVQCRKGEWSCYVWDFKEKRLNILDPLINQGGSNKQDAQNRHDSIKHVLLGALIACRSKYCSSSHGYDTDYQESSSNEWSVIFLQGLGGKHVIRSYKSGIYMLHFAREFDGTKLESVGKIDELWRGLLYKLLTMGSNTGRLPPTLPIQDRPNRLE